The Gemmatimonadaceae bacterium genomic sequence GATGGAAGGCTGGCTCAAGGCGGTCGACGCCAAGACCGGCAAGCTGCTGTGGGAGTTCAAGACGCCTTCGGGAATCATCGGCAGCCCGATGACGTATGTCGGTCCTGATGGCAAGCAGTATGTGGCGGTGCTGTCGGGTATCGGCGGCTGGGCGGGCATCGGCGTGGCCGCGGGCATCGGCGCAGAGGATCCGACGGCTGGTCTCGGAGCACTCGGCGCATTTGGCGATGCCGGACACTATTCGAACCAGGGTGGTGTATTGACGGTGTTCGCACTGCCTGGCGCCGCAAAGCCGTAAGCGAACGAGACGTGCAGGAAGTGATCGAACCCGGTGTCGGAGCGATCGTGCTCCGGCACCGGGTTGATCGCGTTAGGCAGTGGCAGTCACTCTTTCGAAAGAAGGACACCATGCAGTACTTGCATCGCAGCTGGGTTCGTGGCGCCGCTGTCGCGCTGATCGGCATTCTGGCCGGCGCCGGGTCGAGCGCGCGGGCGCAGGGGGAGAAGGTCAAGCCCCAGGGGGCGGAGCCGCCGAGCGATTTTCCGATCACGCAGGCGTGGAAGGATTTCAAGATGCTGCGCGTGTGCGGCGATCCGGAGAACATGCCCTTCTCGGACCGGCAGCAACAGGGTTTCGAAAACAAGATCGCCGATGTCCTCGCCAGTGCGTTAGGCGACTCGGTGGTGTACACCTGGTGGCCGCATCGGCGCGGGTTCGTGCGCAACACGCTGAGCGCATCGGAGTGCGACGTGGTGATGGGCGTCCCGGCCGGATACGACCCGGTGCTGACCACGAGTCCGTACTACCGGTCGACGTACTACATCGTGACGCGCGCCGATCGCCATTTGAACATCCGGTCGCTGGACGATCCGCGGCTCAAGTCGTTGAAAGTCGGCGTCGGTCTGATCGGCGACGACTACACGAACACGCCGCCGGCGCAGGCGTTGGGCACTCATGGCGTGACGCAGAACGTGCGCGGATTCAGTCTGTTTTACGATGAAGACACCCATCCGCAGGACATCGTGAACGCGGTGGCGAATGGGACGATCGACGTGGCGCTGGTGTGGGGGCCGGTGGCTGGGTATTTCGCCAATGCGTCATCGGTGCCGCTGAGCCTGGCCGCGCTCCCGGACTCCGACAGCGCGAGCGGTGTGCGGTTTGCGTACGACGTTGCGATCGGGGTCCGTCACTCGGATCGCGAATTCAAGGCAACGCTCGACTCGTTGCTAACGGAGAAGCGGGATACGATTCAAGGGATCCTGCGGGCCTATCACGTGCCGACGCTGGAGCTCAAGCCCTGAGGCGGCCGGTCGGGCCAACCATTCACCTCAAGTCGGTTGAAACCACTCGAACCCGACGCCGACGCGATACAGAATCAATGAACCTGCCGAACGAACACTCTCCGATGCGTGGCCGGCGTACCTTCAGTCACCGGGCCGGCGGCCTGTGTTTCTTTGCCGTGTGCCTGGTGGCGGTGGCGGCCTTCGCGTGCTCGAAGGACAGCGCAACGGCGCGGGCATCGACCGCGACACCCGCCGGCTCGACCGCGACCGTCGCGGCAGCGAAGCCGGGGGACACGGTGACGGTGCCCACGGGGACGTACTGCGACAAGCCTAACGATTCGGCCGAGGTGTGGAACGAGGCGAATCATCATCGGTCGGATCCGCTGGCGGTCTCGCAGCAGGAGTACGATGGCTGGAAGATGTTCCACGTCTACTGCTATCGGTGCCACGGGACGGACGCGTTGGGCAGCGACATCGCGCCCAATCTTCGTCACTCGTTAGGCCCGGAAGGCGGCGTGAACAAGGCGTGTTTCATCACGACCGTCTGGAACGGGCGGCCGCCGAAGGGCATGCCGACGTGGAGCACGCTCCTCGATTCGACGCAGATCAACAACCTGTACGCCTACGTGACGGCCCGCAGCATGGGCGGGTTGGCGCCGGGGCGGCCCCACCTCGGGCAGGTATCGAAGTAGACCAACGGTCGGAGACGGGGAACGAGGGGAAGAGGGTGCGGTGCAGCACCCTCTTCGCGTTTGCCGGCTATGCGATGCGAGGTGTGCGGATGCGGAGACTCGCTGTGATGCTGGCCGGCGCGGCCGCGATGGCCGTGGCGTCGACGGTTGCGTTAGGCTGCGACCGGCCGGGCCGGTCCGGCGCGGCGCCAGAGACGGCGGGGACGGCGGTCGCCGACGCGGGGCGGCGGTTGACGCGCGATCAAGTGATCGCCGCGCTCGCGCGGGCGACGGACCAGCGGCCGGCGAATTTTGCGGGAGATGATCTCTCGGGCCTGGATCTGTCCGGCGTCGACTTCAAAGAGGCGAACCTCAGTCGCGCCCGGCTCGTGGGGACGCGCTTCGTGCACGCGAGAATGTTCGGCGTGACGCTGAGCGGCGCGGTGGCCCAGGGAGCGGACTTCTCGAACGCCGTGTTGGACGTATCGGTAATGCGCGGCACCGATCTCAGTCGCGCGTCGTTCCGCGACGCGAGCCTATACGCGGCGATCATGATCGGCGCCAACCTCACCGATGCGGATCTCACGCGGGCGCGTGTGATCGCCGCGCTCAACAACGCGACGTTGGTGCGGGCGAAGCTCGACAGCGCGAACCTCGGTGCGGACCGCGGCAATCAGCCGATGGGCCTCATGTTCACGAATCTCACCGACGCGGATCTTTCCGGCGCCGACCTCTCTCATGCGAATTTGCAGAAGGCGTCGTTGGTGCGGGCCACGCTGACTGGCGCGAATCTCGCCGGCGCCGACGTCTCGTACGCGGACTTCGATCAGGCCATCGTGACACGGGTGCGCGGCACGAGCGAGCTCGTCGGCCTGTCGAGAGCGCTCCATGTGCCTAACACATGGTGATCAGCCGAGCTTGGCCCACCAGCGATGGGGCCAGCGGGCGCGGATCGCGCCATCGAGGCCGAAGCAGCGGCCGGCGTGGCCGGCGACGAAGGAGATCATCATGGCGAGCAGCATGACGTGAAAGCCTTGCTGGCCCGAGCTCATGTGCTGCACGGCGAGCCCGTAGAAGATCACCTGGACCATCCCGCACACGGCGCCTACCGATGTGAACAGGCCGAGGGTGAGCGAGAGGCCGACCGCGGCTTCGCCGAGTCCGGTGAGGGGGGCGAAGATGTGTGCGTTAGGAATGACGGTGTGCAGGAGGAAATCGCGGTACCCGCCGAACGGATTGTCGGCGGCGTATTTGGAGAGCAGTTTCGGCATCACCGCGATCCAGCGGTGGTTGGCCGTTGGAACCGGCAGGAAGCCCCAGGCGAGCGCGATGGTCAGCTTGGTGAACAAGCTCCTGACGAACCAGATGCCGACGACAATCCGGGTGAATGCGAGCGCGCATTGCGGCGTACGCATGCCGGAACTGGATTCAACACTGGACGTCATCGCAGGTTCTCGGTGAGGGAAGTCCTTCGGATGTGAGCGATCTTCGTATGCGAGCGATGGCGGAAATGGTGGTGGCAGCGTTGTGCGCATCCGCGGTGTCTGCGAGCGCGCAGGGCGGTGGTTCGTCCGCGCCGAAGGCGCCGGTGAGCGACAGCGCGTTCCGGTTTGCGCCCGAAGCGCGGGGCCCGCTGCACGACTTGTGGGTCAAGAGTCTTGCGGTGAAGCAAGAGCGCGTGGCATGCCTGGGCGGCTATGTCGTTCATGACGTAGTCTACATCACGCACATCGAGGAGTTGGCGCCGTCGCGCGCCGATTCGGCGAACATCTCGGCGATAGCTTCGCTTCGTGAGTGCTCGGCGCCGGCGTGGCTCGGGACGGTGCACACCCACATCGCGCGATTTCATGGGCTGCCATACAGGATTTTCTCGGCGCCGGACCGTTACGTGATGATGTTGTGGCACGAGCGGTGGAAGGCGCCGGGCGTCTTCTGCATCTTGTATTCCGACGTGGATGCGACGTGCGAGCTGGGCAATTCGGTGAGCGGTCACGTGCAGTACGAGCATGCGAAGGGCAACGCAGTCGGTTCCTAACGGAGTGCGCGATCGGCGTCGGAGGGCGGCTCGCGCCATACACGGGCGGCAGCATTGGCGAACGGGCCGCAGAAGACCGCGGCGTCTGGAGCGTGTTCGCGAACGTGCGCGGCGAGCTGCGTTGCGGCGTTGTCGCCGTCGACGATGCCGTACACGGCTGGTCCCCAGGAGCTCTGCCCAACGCCGGCGGCGCCCCACTCCGTCATCTGTTCGATGAGTGCGGCCCCGGGTCCGGGGGAGAATGCCCCGCCCTGCGCCGGTGCGAACCAGCGGCCGTTGATGCACTGAATTTCGGTGAGGGCGTGGCCGAACGTGCGGAGATCGCCTTCGGCGAGCGCGGGCAGCAGCGCCATGAGCACCAGGTGCGAGACGCGCATCACGCTGCGCTCGGGCGGCGGCGGCAAATGCGCGAACGCCGCGTTTTCGGCCGTTCCGCTCATGCCGGCCTTTCCGGGTGGAATGGCGACGACACAGCGCCACGTTTCCGGCAGATCGAAGCGAGCGAGTCGAGGCGCGGGATCTTTGCTCCCGGTGCGGCGACCGCCCTCGAGTACGAACCCGCCCTCGGCGAACAGCCACGTGCCGATGGCCGAGCGTTGGGCGCGGCCCGTGATGCGGGCGAGATGATCGACGTCGGTGGGCAGCGCGTACAACTCGGCAAGCGCACGGGCGACCGCCAGCGCGAGCTGAGTGCCGGAGCCTAACCCTGAATGCGCGGGGATCGCGCTGTGGATGCGGATGTGCGCGCCGGTCTCGATGCCATGGTGCGCGAGCACGCGACGGCCGAACTGCACCGCGCGGTTTGCGGCCGGCGACGGGCCCTCGGCGGTGAGTGATGGCGCGGGCGCTGCTTCGAGGCGAAGCGACGGGTTCGGTACCGCGGCGCCGATGCCGCCGAATCGGCGGCCTAACGCGCCGCGAAGATCGAGCATGCCGAAGTGGAGGCGCGCCGGCGCCTCGACGAACACGGCGGCCGCCGGCGGCGACTCAGCGCGCACGGGACGCCGGCGCATGCAGCGTGTCGCGCACGTAGGTGTCGAGCAGTGCCATCGCTTCGCGCTCTCGCGGGCCGGCGGTTTTGTCGACGATCACCTGGAGCCGCTCGAAGCCGGCGAGGATCTCCTCGGCGGGCAGGAGGTGGGTGCGGGTCGACAGGATTGCCGCTTCGAGCACGGCGCCGCGGGCGCGGTTGAAGCCGATGAATTCGCGCTGGGTGCCGTGGTGCACGACGCGCGACTCGATGCGCGAGCGCGGCGGCGTGGCGTCGATGGACACGACTTCGATTTCGCGCCAGGAGCACGCGGCATCGAGGACGACTCCCCGGACGCGCGTCGCAGGGTGTGTCGGAAACTCCGCGGTGCCGATGGCGGTTCGCGCGAAGATCACGACATCATCGGTGGTGTTGATCACGGCGACTCGCGTCGCGCTGACGTTGTGGAACGTGGTCGTTTCGAGGAACGGCTTGAGGACCAGGTGTTCGTCGCCCCATTCGACGCCCATCGGGGCGATATTGACACGGCCTGCTTCATCGAGCGTGGTGAGGATCGATTCGATGATCATTGCCGGCACTCGCGGGCCACGAGGTCGTCGAGGGCCGCGGCGAGGCGCGCGGTAACGGGCCCGGGCGCTCCGTTAGGCAGTGATCGATCGTCGGCGCTCGCTATCGGCGCGATGCCGCGAATGGCGCTGGTGAGAAACGCTTCGTCCGCGTCCGCGAGGTCCCGCGTCTCGAGCACTTCTTCGCGGGCCGCGAGCTGGAGCGCGGCGGCGAGCTCGAGCACCGCGGCGCGGGTGACGCCCGGCAAGATGCCGCAGCTGCGCGGCGGGGTGCGAAGCATCGAGCCGCTGACGAGAAAAATGTTGCTGGCGGTCGCCTCCGAGAGGTGGCCTGCGGTGTCGAGGAAGAGGGCGTCGTCGGCGCCGGCGGCCCGCGCCTGGCTGAGCGCGACGATGTTATCGGCATACGACAGCGTTTTCACACCGGCGGTTGGCGCGAACTCGTTGCGGCGGCCCTCGGCGACGCGAACGCGGACTGCGCGAGCGGCGATCGGTGCCGCAGGCGGCATGTCGTGCACGGTGAGCACGGTGACCGGCTCGGAGGCGACGGGCGGCGCGACGCCGCGCGCACCGGCGCCGCGGGTGAGCGTAAGGCGGAGGGCCGCGTCGGCCCAACCGAGATCGAACGCGGTGTTCGCAGCTGCGGCGATGGTGTCGGGCACATCCTCCGGGATGGCCAGTCCCATGATCTTCGCGCCGGCGGCGAGCCGTTCGAGATGGCGATCGAGGCGGAACACGGCGCCGTGCGCGATGCGCATCGTCTCGAAGACGCCATCGCCGAGTGTGAAGCCGCGGTCGAACGCGGAAATCGCCGCGCGGGAGGGATCGGCGCGGCGGCCGTCCACCCAGAGGAGCGGGGCGGGATTTCCGTTAGGCGTCGCTTGCGCCGCGCCTGGGTCGTGCGCGCGACCCGGCGCCGTGCGCGCCGCCGTCATCGGACGAGCTCCACGGGAGGCGGCACGAATGCGTCGGGTTCGGGCGCGGCGAACGCGAGGTCGGCGCGATCGGGAAGCGATTCGCCCCGCGCCTGGTCGCCGTGGAGAAACCGGTCGAGCAGGCGATAGCCGTGTTCGGTGAGCGCCGACTCGGGGTGAAACTGCACGCCGACCACGAGATGCTCGCGGTGCTCGACGGCCATGATCTCGCCATCATCGGACGTCGCCGTCACCCGAAGGCTCGACGGCAGCGAGGCGGGCGCGATGACTAACGAATGATATCGCGTCGCGATGAACGGCGACGGCAGATCGGTAAAGACGCCGCTGCCATCGTGGTGGATGCGCGACGTCTTGCCGTGCATCGGGACGCGGGCCCGCACGATCTCGGCGCCGTAGGCGGCGCCGATGCATTGGTGTCCCAAGCAAACGCCGAGGATCGGAACGCGGCCGCCAAAGCAGCGGATCAGGTCGGTGGACATGCCGGCCTCGGCGGGCGAGCAGGGGCCTGGCGAGATGATGATCCGCTGCGGCGCGAGCGCCGCGACCTCATCGAGGGAAATGGCGTCGTTTCGACGAACGAGCGGCTCGCTGCCCAACTCGCGCACGTAGCGGGCGAGGTTGTAGACGAACGAGTCGTAGTTGTCGATGAGCAGAATCATGAGGACGCCGGGTGCGTTGGCTCGCGGGCTCAGCGGTGCGCCGGGGCAGTGAGCGCCAGGGCATCGATGAGTGCGCGCGCCTTGTCGAGAGTCTCGCGGTACTCCTGTTCGGGATCGGAGTCGGCGACGATGCCGCCACCTACACTAAAGTACACCGTGTCGCCGAGCGCCTGATAGGTGCGGATGACGATGCTCGTGTCCATGACGCCGGTGGTGGAGATGTAGCCGATGGAGCCGCAATAGACGCCGCGGCGCGACGGCTCGAGCTCGGCGATGATCTCCATGGCGCGGACTTTGGGTGCGCCGGTGATGGAACCACCGGGGAAGGTTGCAGTGAGCAGGTCCACGGCGTCGCGTCCGTCCTCGAGCTCACCGGTGATGGTGGACACGAGGTGGTGCACGGTTGAATAGTGTTCCAGTGCGAATAATTCAGGCACGCGCACGGTGCGCGGCGCGCACACGCGGGACAGGTCGTTGCGGAGCAGGTCGACGATCATGAGGTTTTCGGCGCGGTCCTTTGCGCTGTCGGCGAGGGCGCGGCCCAACGCGGCGTCGTGGGCCGGGTGGATGCCGCGGGGGCGTGTGCCTTTGATGGGGCGTGCTTCCACGCGGCGTGCCGCATCGAGGCGCAGAAAGCGCTCGGGCGATGCGCTGAGCACGTGGAGTTCCTCGAAGGCGAGGTACGCCGAGAACGGCGCGGGATTGAGCGCGCGCAGTCGTTGGTACAGCGACCACGTGGATTCGCGCAGCGGCGCCTCGAGGCGTTGCGAGACATTGGCCTGGAAGATGTCGCCGGCCACGATGTACTCGCGCACGCGTGTGACCGCGTCGAGGTAGCCGCGGTGTGTGAAGGAGGATCGAAGGCCGATGGTCTGCGGCGCGGCGACGTCGGTGACCGGGTACGCCGGCGCGCGGGCCGCTTCATGCCTAACTGGCATCCGGCCGCCGCGCGATACCTCGGGCTGCGCCAGGCGGCGCGCCAGTTCTGTTAGGCGGGCGCGCGCGCGGGCGGCGCGGGCCGGCCCCTCGTCTGGTAGGCCGGACGACATGATCCAGGCCCGGTGTTCGTCGTGGTCCCAGGCGACGACGCAGTCGTAGAGGGCGATGACGATATCGGGAATCGCCAGATCATCGTAGCGCGGCGCCGGGAGACGTTCGAGCACTGCGCCCCAGTCGTAGGCGATGTAGCCGGCCGCGCCTCCCTGAAACGGCGGCAGGCCGGGCACCGGCTCCGATTCGAAGGGCTGTAGCAGACGTCGGACTTCCGCGAGGCCATGGCCGGGCACCGCCGTGCGCGAACCATCGCGATAGTCAATGCGCTCGGCGCGGCCCGCTTTGCATCGCACGACGATCGCCGGATCGGCGGCGAGAAACGAGTATCGGTCGCGGGCGCCGGCGTCGCGGGCGCTGGTGTGGGCCGTAGCGCTGTCGAGGAACAACACGTACGGCAGTGCGGCGAGGGCGGCGCACGCGGATTCGGGGTCCGGCGGCGGGAGGAGCTCCTCGGCGAGCGGGAGGGTCATTCGGGCTCGGATCCGGTGTCGGGCGGCTCCCTTCCCTCGCGCGCGCGGGCAGCGCGCTCGGCGCGGCGCGACCGTTGCGTTAGGCGGACGTGCTCGGCGACCGCGTCGTCGGCGGGTGTGAGGTAGCCCCAGTCGAGCTGGCCTTCCTGCCGGTACGTCTTGCCGAGCGTGATGGCGAGCTTCGCTTTCGCCAGCTCCTTGCCGAGGTAGAAAGCATGGGCGGCCTCGGTCACGCCTAACTGTGAGAAGATCTGCTGGATGTCCGTGCCGCGCACGAACAGCTCGCGGTTGAGCACGACGATCGATTCGCGATCGGTGAAGATCCGGAAGTTGGGATCGGTAATGTGCGACTGCAGCTCGCGGAGCTCGTCGTCGCCGTACGACAGAATGCGCTGATCCTTGACCGTGACGAGCCGGTCATCGATGTGCTTCGGCGCGACCTTGTTGCGGATCGCGTAGTGCATGAGGCGTCGCGCGATGTCCACCTCCCGAACGGCGCCCCGCGCCCAGCCGATGACCTCCGTCGTCAGGACCATGCGCACGCCGAGCTCCTCGCACATTGCAATGAGGATCGCGTTGACGCCGGTAGTGTCGGCGGCGGTGAGCTCGGTGAGGTTGCCGATGCCCATCATCATCGGCGCCTCGGGATGGCGGCGCCGGGTGTCGATGAAGCGCTCGAGCGACGCGACGAAGCCGAAGCCGATCGGATCGATGACAGGATCGATGAGATACGGGATGCCTAACGATGACAGCTCGCGGATGGTCGGCTCGAGTGTGTCGAGCGAGGCGCCGAAGTCGGGCACGGCGACGACGCGTACGCCGCGGCCGGCGAGCTGCCGCGCGACTGCGAGGTTGGAGCCGTTGATGCTGAGGACGAGCGACGCGCCGGCGTCGACCGCTGTCATGATTTCGCCGGCGTCGAAGCTGTCGACGCTGACGTGCATGCCGGCCGCCACGAGCTCGCGCACGACGGGTGCCAGCTCGGGGAACGCGAGTCCGGGCGTGCAGCCGATGTCGATGACATCGGCGCCCGTCTCGTGCAGCCGGTGCGCTTCGGCGAGCAGCGCGTCGCGCGACCAGCGCGGCGCGTTGTTGATCTCGGCGAGGATCTCGATGTCGTAGTCGCCGTAGTCGCGCTGCAGCGCTTCCTGGCCGAAGTACTCGGGAATCTCGCGCAGGTCCTTCGGTCCCTTGGCGACGCGGACGCCCATGCGCTCGGCGATGACACCCGTGTCGCCCTCGCAGAGGCCGGGGATGAGGACGAGATCGGTATGGGATGCCGGCGGCGCAGGAAGGAAGCGCGCGATCCACGGTGTGGTCATGAGCGCGGCGACGGTGATGTGCATGACGGCGACGTCGAACGCGAACGGAGGCGTCATGCGATCGAGCGTGCGC encodes the following:
- a CDS encoding aminodeoxychorismate/anthranilate synthase component II; this encodes MILLIDNYDSFVYNLARYVRELGSEPLVRRNDAISLDEVAALAPQRIIISPGPCSPAEAGMSTDLIRCFGGRVPILGVCLGHQCIGAAYGAEIVRARVPMHGKTSRIHHDGSGVFTDLPSPFIATRYHSLVIAPASLPSSLRVTATSDDGEIMAVEHREHLVVGVQFHPESALTEHGYRLLDRFLHGDQARGESLPDRADLAFAAPEPDAFVPPPVELVR
- a CDS encoding DUF447 domain-containing protein, translating into MIIESILTTLDEAGRVNIAPMGVEWGDEHLVLKPFLETTTFHNVSATRVAVINTTDDVVIFARTAIGTAEFPTHPATRVRGVVLDAACSWREIEVVSIDATPPRSRIESRVVHHGTQREFIGFNRARGAVLEAAILSTRTHLLPAEEILAGFERLQVIVDKTAGPREREAMALLDTYVRDTLHAPASRAR
- a CDS encoding c-type cytochrome gives rise to the protein MRGRRTFSHRAGGLCFFAVCLVAVAAFACSKDSATARASTATPAGSTATVAAAKPGDTVTVPTGTYCDKPNDSAEVWNEANHHRSDPLAVSQQEYDGWKMFHVYCYRCHGTDALGSDIAPNLRHSLGPEGGVNKACFITTVWNGRPPKGMPTWSTLLDSTQINNLYAYVTARSMGGLAPGRPHLGQVSK
- a CDS encoding beta-ribofuranosylaminobenzene 5'-phosphate synthase family protein, which translates into the protein MRAESPPAAAVFVEAPARLHFGMLDLRGALGRRFGGIGAAVPNPSLRLEAAPAPSLTAEGPSPAANRAVQFGRRVLAHHGIETGAHIRIHSAIPAHSGLGSGTQLALAVARALAELYALPTDVDHLARITGRAQRSAIGTWLFAEGGFVLEGGRRTGSKDPAPRLARFDLPETWRCVVAIPPGKAGMSGTAENAAFAHLPPPPERSVMRVSHLVLMALLPALAEGDLRTFGHALTEIQCINGRWFAPAQGGAFSPGPGAALIEQMTEWGAAGVGQSSWGPAVYGIVDGDNAATQLAAHVREHAPDAAVFCGPFANAAARVWREPPSDADRALR
- a CDS encoding pentapeptide repeat-containing protein, with amino-acid sequence MRRLAVMLAGAAAMAVASTVALGCDRPGRSGAAPETAGTAVADAGRRLTRDQVIAALARATDQRPANFAGDDLSGLDLSGVDFKEANLSRARLVGTRFVHARMFGVTLSGAVAQGADFSNAVLDVSVMRGTDLSRASFRDASLYAAIMIGANLTDADLTRARVIAALNNATLVRAKLDSANLGADRGNQPMGLMFTNLTDADLSGADLSHANLQKASLVRATLTGANLAGADVSYADFDQAIVTRVRGTSELVGLSRALHVPNTW
- a CDS encoding aminotransferase class IV, with protein sequence MTAARTAPGRAHDPGAAQATPNGNPAPLLWVDGRRADPSRAAISAFDRGFTLGDGVFETMRIAHGAVFRLDRHLERLAAGAKIMGLAIPEDVPDTIAAAANTAFDLGWADAALRLTLTRGAGARGVAPPVASEPVTVLTVHDMPPAAPIAARAVRVRVAEGRRNEFAPTAGVKTLSYADNIVALSQARAAGADDALFLDTAGHLSEATASNIFLVSGSMLRTPPRSCGILPGVTRAAVLELAAALQLAAREEVLETRDLADADEAFLTSAIRGIAPIASADDRSLPNGAPGPVTARLAAALDDLVARECRQ
- a CDS encoding DUF6513 domain-containing protein; translated protein: MSDRAVTPTRVLFVTGRLAEPALRRTLDRMTPPFAFDVAVMHITVAALMTTPWIARFLPAPPASHTDLVLIPGLCEGDTGVIAERMGVRVAKGPKDLREIPEYFGQEALQRDYGDYDIEILAEINNAPRWSRDALLAEAHRLHETGADVIDIGCTPGLAFPELAPVVRELVAAGMHVSVDSFDAGEIMTAVDAGASLVLSINGSNLAVARQLAGRGVRVVAVPDFGASLDTLEPTIRELSSLGIPYLIDPVIDPIGFGFVASLERFIDTRRRHPEAPMMMGIGNLTELTAADTTGVNAILIAMCEELGVRMVLTTEVIGWARGAVREVDIARRLMHYAIRNKVAPKHIDDRLVTVKDQRILSYGDDELRELQSHITDPNFRIFTDRESIVVLNRELFVRGTDIQQIFSQLGVTEAAHAFYLGKELAKAKLAITLGKTYRQEGQLDWGYLTPADDAVAEHVRLTQRSRRAERAARAREGREPPDTGSEPE
- a CDS encoding substrate-binding domain-containing protein, with product MIEPGVGAIVLRHRVDRVRQWQSLFRKKDTMQYLHRSWVRGAAVALIGILAGAGSSARAQGEKVKPQGAEPPSDFPITQAWKDFKMLRVCGDPENMPFSDRQQQGFENKIADVLASALGDSVVYTWWPHRRGFVRNTLSASECDVVMGVPAGYDPVLTTSPYYRSTYYIVTRADRHLNIRSLDDPRLKSLKVGVGLIGDDYTNTPPAQALGTHGVTQNVRGFSLFYDEDTHPQDIVNAVANGTIDVALVWGPVAGYFANASSVPLSLAALPDSDSASGVRFAYDVAIGVRHSDREFKATLDSLLTEKRDTIQGILRAYHVPTLELKP
- the pabB gene encoding aminodeoxychorismate synthase component I; the encoded protein is MTLPLAEELLPPPDPESACAALAALPYVLFLDSATAHTSARDAGARDRYSFLAADPAIVVRCKAGRAERIDYRDGSRTAVPGHGLAEVRRLLQPFESEPVPGLPPFQGGAAGYIAYDWGAVLERLPAPRYDDLAIPDIVIALYDCVVAWDHDEHRAWIMSSGLPDEGPARAARARARLTELARRLAQPEVSRGGRMPVRHEAARAPAYPVTDVAAPQTIGLRSSFTHRGYLDAVTRVREYIVAGDIFQANVSQRLEAPLRESTWSLYQRLRALNPAPFSAYLAFEELHVLSASPERFLRLDAARRVEARPIKGTRPRGIHPAHDAALGRALADSAKDRAENLMIVDLLRNDLSRVCAPRTVRVPELFALEHYSTVHHLVSTITGELEDGRDAVDLLTATFPGGSITGAPKVRAMEIIAELEPSRRGVYCGSIGYISTTGVMDTSIVIRTYQALGDTVYFSVGGGIVADSDPEQEYRETLDKARALIDALALTAPAHR